A genomic segment from Alistipes senegalensis JC50 encodes:
- a CDS encoding glycoside hydrolase family 130 protein — translation MLLTASGLLVFVGGGAGRASAAEPGTTENRLPEWALGGFVRPAGANPVIRPDSQVRFYCPMRRDSVGWMESDTFNPAATVRDGEICVLFRAEDNSATGIGKRTSRIGLARSADGVTMRLGDAPVLFPAEDAMKECDWPGGCEDPRVAVTEDGTYVMLYTSWNRRIPRLSVATSRDLVTWTKHGPAFAKAYGGRFRDLKSKSGSIVTKLDGDRLVIARVNGKYMMYWGERMVNIATSDNLIDWTPELGADGNLKGVVYPREGYFDSALTECGPPALLTDKGILLLYNGQNRLGEGRDKRYPARTYSAGQILFDAKEPGKVIGRLDVPFFRPVDDFEKSGQYKDGTVFIEGLVYFRSRWYLYYGCADSRVGVAVYDPAVTTPGDPVPGCPE, via the coding sequence ATGTTGCTGACGGCCTCCGGGCTTCTTGTTTTCGTTGGCGGCGGTGCGGGCCGCGCTTCGGCTGCGGAGCCCGGGACAACTGAAAACCGGCTGCCGGAATGGGCGCTGGGCGGCTTCGTCCGGCCTGCGGGCGCCAATCCCGTCATTCGGCCCGATTCGCAGGTCCGGTTCTATTGCCCGATGCGCAGGGATTCGGTCGGATGGATGGAGAGCGACACGTTCAATCCGGCCGCGACCGTCCGGGACGGGGAGATCTGCGTGCTCTTCCGCGCCGAGGACAATTCGGCCACCGGTATCGGCAAGCGCACGTCGCGGATCGGGCTGGCCCGGAGCGCGGACGGCGTGACGATGCGCCTCGGGGATGCTCCGGTGCTCTTTCCGGCCGAGGACGCGATGAAGGAGTGCGACTGGCCGGGCGGTTGCGAAGACCCCCGCGTGGCCGTCACCGAAGACGGAACCTATGTGATGCTCTACACCTCGTGGAACCGCCGCATTCCGCGGCTCAGCGTGGCCACGTCGCGCGATCTGGTGACATGGACGAAGCACGGCCCGGCATTCGCCAAGGCTTACGGAGGGCGTTTTCGCGACCTGAAGAGCAAATCGGGGTCGATCGTGACGAAGCTCGACGGCGACCGGCTGGTCATCGCGCGCGTGAACGGAAAGTATATGATGTACTGGGGCGAACGGATGGTCAACATCGCCACGTCGGACAACCTGATCGACTGGACTCCGGAACTGGGTGCGGACGGGAATCTGAAAGGGGTGGTCTATCCGCGCGAGGGTTATTTCGACAGCGCCCTGACCGAGTGCGGCCCTCCGGCGCTGCTGACCGACAAGGGCATTCTGCTGCTTTACAACGGCCAGAACCGGCTCGGCGAGGGGCGGGACAAACGTTATCCGGCACGCACCTATTCCGCCGGGCAGATCCTGTTCGACGCGAAAGAGCCCGGGAAAGTGATCGGACGCCTCGACGTGCCGTTCTTCCGTCCGGTGGACGACTTCGAGAAGAGCGGGCAGTACAAGGACGGGACGGTCTTCATCGAGGGGCTGGTCTATTTCAGGTCCCGGTGGTATCTCTATTACGGCTGTGCCGATTCGCGGGTCGGGGTCGCCGTTTACGATCCGGCCGTCACGACGCCCGGGGACCCCGTTCCCGGATGTCCGGAGTGA
- a CDS encoding arylsulfatase has product MKKPILLTALEAAACAAPAAAREQPNILVILADDMGYSDIGCYGGLIRTPNLDSLAAHGLRYTQFYNTARSCPSRASLLTGLHPHQTGIGHMAKKQHGEEGYRGDLNDRCVTIAEVLRTAGYATYAVGKWHVTNQLSPSGAKDNWPLQRGFDHFYGTIMGGGSYYDPATLCRGNDYITPENDPAYRPETFYYTDAIADNALQFLATHHDRQAGKPFFMYMAFTAAHWPMQVPEEEAASYHGVFDKGWDELRREKYHRMRQSGLLDPSWALSTDETVVPWRTVQNKDFEIRCMEVYAGIVSRMDRNIGRVVEWLRRQGMLDNTIILFLQDNGGCAEGMERQRPPFKVRVPQDETLAPMAPDELQTLLIPFKTRDGRPMRRGQVEAGGADTYVAYGKGWAHLSDTPFREYKHWVHEGGIATPLIVHWPAGITARGELRKTPGQLPDIMATCVDLAGAHYPESYGDKPITPCEGTSLAGSFEDDTMPERDLFWEHEGNRAVRSGRWKLVYKASKGRKQDIPLSAWELYDLKTDRTECRDIAAERPRLVLELARKWEAFAERCQVKPWPTTSKTPAKKQTLKISEHE; this is encoded by the coding sequence ATGAAAAAACCGATCCTATTGACCGCTCTCGAAGCTGCGGCCTGTGCGGCGCCCGCAGCAGCCCGGGAACAACCCAACATCCTGGTCATTCTCGCCGATGACATGGGGTATTCCGACATCGGCTGCTACGGAGGTCTGATACGTACGCCCAATCTCGACAGCCTCGCAGCACACGGGCTGCGCTACACCCAGTTCTACAACACGGCCCGGAGCTGCCCCTCCCGGGCAAGCCTGCTGACCGGCCTGCATCCCCACCAGACCGGCATCGGGCACATGGCCAAAAAACAACACGGCGAAGAGGGGTATCGCGGAGATCTGAACGACCGCTGCGTGACGATAGCCGAGGTTCTGCGCACGGCCGGGTATGCGACCTACGCCGTGGGCAAATGGCATGTAACCAACCAGCTTTCGCCCTCCGGCGCGAAGGACAACTGGCCGTTGCAGCGCGGATTCGACCACTTTTACGGAACCATCATGGGCGGCGGCAGCTATTACGATCCGGCGACGCTCTGCCGGGGCAACGACTACATCACTCCGGAAAACGATCCGGCCTACCGTCCCGAAACGTTCTATTACACCGACGCCATTGCCGACAACGCCCTGCAATTTCTCGCCACGCACCACGACCGGCAGGCCGGAAAGCCGTTTTTCATGTATATGGCCTTCACGGCAGCCCATTGGCCGATGCAGGTTCCGGAAGAAGAGGCCGCCTCTTATCACGGCGTCTTCGACAAGGGCTGGGACGAACTCAGGCGCGAGAAATACCACCGGATGCGGCAGTCAGGGCTGCTCGACCCGTCCTGGGCGCTTTCAACCGACGAAACGGTGGTTCCGTGGCGCACGGTGCAGAACAAGGATTTCGAAATCCGCTGCATGGAAGTTTATGCCGGAATCGTATCGCGCATGGACCGCAATATCGGCCGCGTGGTCGAATGGCTCCGCCGGCAGGGAATGCTGGACAATACGATCATCCTCTTCCTTCAAGACAACGGCGGCTGCGCCGAGGGCATGGAGCGGCAGCGTCCCCCGTTCAAGGTCCGCGTCCCCCAGGACGAAACCCTCGCCCCGATGGCTCCCGACGAACTCCAAACCCTCCTGATCCCCTTCAAAACCCGCGACGGGCGTCCGATGCGCCGCGGACAGGTCGAGGCCGGCGGCGCCGACACCTACGTAGCCTACGGCAAAGGCTGGGCGCACCTGAGCGACACCCCGTTCCGCGAATACAAACACTGGGTGCACGAGGGAGGCATCGCCACGCCCCTGATCGTCCACTGGCCCGCCGGCATTACGGCCCGGGGCGAGCTGCGCAAAACGCCGGGACAGCTCCCGGACATCATGGCCACCTGCGTCGATCTCGCCGGGGCGCATTATCCCGAAAGTTACGGGGACAAACCGATAACGCCTTGCGAAGGCACGAGTCTCGCCGGATCGTTCGAGGACGATACGATGCCGGAACGGGATCTGTTCTGGGAACACGAGGGAAACCGGGCCGTCAGATCGGGCCGCTGGAAACTGGTCTACAAGGCATCGAAGGGTCGCAAACAGGACATTCCGCTTTCGGCATGGGAACTCTACGACCTGAAAACCGATCGGACCGAATGTCGGGACATCGCAGCCGAACGTCCCCGACTGGTTCTGGAACTCGCCCGCAAATGGGAAGCATTCGCAGAGCGCTGTCAAGTGAAACCGTGGCCGACCACGAGTAAAACACCCGCTAAAAAACAAACACTCAAAATATCCGAACATGAATAA
- a CDS encoding sulfatase produces MNNRTLLTGLLGVSTAASAAAQTPAKVKAPQTRPNIIIIYTDDMGIGDLSCTNTGWIETPAIDRLASQGLVMNNYYSAAPVSSPSRVGLTTGMFPMEWGINTYLQARKGNAACEQADYLSADAPSMARILHDAGYATGHFGKWHMGGGRDVTDAPQITRYGFDEYCSTWESPDPAPELTASNWIWCKKDDVKRWERTGYFIDKTLDFLVRHQGTPCFVNLWPDDMHTPWVPDEESQDHNNTWGSRPNFTEVLAEYDRQIGRFLTRLDELGLSDNTIVIFTSDNGPAPSFRQLRTNGLRGIKNSLYEGGIRMPFIIRWPGVITPGKVDDETVVCAVDLLPSLCAIARAPLPKDYRSSGEDMSKALLGTASARKGDLMWDFGRNASFNFPRDAYHRSPSLAIRRGDWKLLVNPDGTNAELYDLSKDANETQNLAAEHPGLTEELSKSLLAWWERRPRINIQKEVK; encoded by the coding sequence ATGAATAACCGCACACTGCTCACCGGACTGCTGGGCGTCAGCACCGCTGCATCAGCCGCAGCCCAAACGCCCGCCAAAGTCAAAGCGCCCCAAACGCGCCCCAACATCATAATCATCTACACCGATGACATGGGCATCGGCGACCTCTCATGCACCAACACGGGATGGATCGAAACGCCGGCCATCGACCGTCTGGCATCCCAGGGGCTGGTGATGAACAATTATTATTCGGCGGCGCCGGTCAGTTCGCCGTCGCGCGTGGGTCTCACAACGGGAATGTTCCCGATGGAATGGGGCATCAACACATACCTTCAGGCCCGCAAGGGCAATGCCGCCTGCGAGCAGGCCGACTATCTCTCAGCCGACGCGCCTTCGATGGCCCGCATCCTCCACGACGCAGGATACGCCACCGGACACTTCGGCAAATGGCACATGGGAGGCGGACGCGACGTGACGGATGCACCGCAGATCACCCGCTACGGATTCGACGAATATTGCTCGACCTGGGAGAGCCCCGATCCCGCACCCGAACTGACCGCCTCGAACTGGATATGGTGCAAAAAAGACGACGTAAAACGATGGGAACGAACCGGTTACTTCATCGACAAGACGCTCGACTTTCTGGTGCGCCATCAGGGAACGCCCTGCTTCGTGAACCTCTGGCCCGACGACATGCACACGCCCTGGGTTCCCGACGAAGAGTCGCAGGACCACAACAACACGTGGGGATCGCGTCCCAACTTCACGGAGGTGCTGGCGGAATACGACCGTCAGATCGGACGTTTTCTCACCCGCCTGGACGAACTGGGGCTGAGCGACAACACCATCGTCATTTTCACGTCGGACAACGGTCCGGCGCCGAGTTTCCGCCAGCTCCGCACCAACGGTCTGCGCGGCATCAAAAACAGCCTTTACGAAGGCGGCATCCGCATGCCCTTCATCATCCGCTGGCCGGGCGTCATCACGCCGGGCAAGGTGGACGACGAGACCGTCGTCTGCGCCGTGGATCTGCTGCCCTCGCTTTGCGCCATCGCCCGGGCTCCCCTGCCGAAAGACTACCGATCGAGCGGAGAGGATATGAGCAAGGCCCTGTTGGGGACAGCTTCGGCCCGCAAGGGTGATCTGATGTGGGATTTCGGCCGCAACGCATCGTTCAACTTCCCGCGGGACGCCTATCACCGCAGCCCTTCGCTGGCGATCCGCCGCGGCGACTGGAAACTGCTCGTCAACCCCGACGGAACGAATGCGGAGCTGTACGACCTGTCGAAAGACGCCAACGAGACGCAAAACCTCGCCGCAGAGCATCCCGGCCTTACGGAAGAACTTTCGAAGAGCCTCCTCGCCTGGTGGGAGCGCCGCCCCCGCATCAACATTCAAAAAGAAGTGAAATGA
- a CDS encoding sulfatase, translating into MIPTGKIGLGTSLALLSGGIAQAAKPATGTTPKKPNIVLVIADDCRFLDLGCYGSPDAITPNIDRLAAEGVRFTRFFQATAMSSATRHCLLTGLYPVRSGAYPNHTRLNDGVGTLPQYLKQAGYRVALEGKRHIAPIEAFPFEYLSNEQQRTVYPELIEPFLADVARSGEPFFLYVGSTEPHDPWNKGDQSLWNPDDLTLPCNLVDTPATRKQFRNYLAEINELDNQVGAVDALLHKYGLDENTIFIFTSEQGYSFPFGKWTCYDEGLHTGFVIRWPGTVKPGRVTDAMCEYVDVTPTLVDIAGGKIPEGLDGRSFLPVIKGETDSFKNEVYGIQTSRGIFFGPEYYAIRSIRNERYAYIMNLTPEATFKCMSTNPKKGWWMSWKEKAATDEFARRQVERYQKRPAEELYDIVNDPFQTRNLADDPQYAGEKARMRAKLLQWMESQGDKGQQTEMEALEHMVKHR; encoded by the coding sequence ATGATACCCACAGGAAAAATCGGGCTCGGGACCTCGCTGGCCCTGCTCTCGGGCGGCATCGCACAAGCCGCAAAACCCGCAACCGGCACAACCCCGAAAAAACCGAATATCGTACTGGTCATCGCCGATGACTGCCGGTTCCTCGATTTAGGCTGCTACGGCAGCCCCGATGCCATCACCCCCAACATCGACCGGCTGGCCGCCGAAGGAGTGCGTTTCACCCGGTTCTTCCAGGCCACAGCCATGAGTTCGGCGACGCGCCACTGCCTGCTCACGGGACTTTACCCCGTTCGTTCAGGCGCATACCCCAACCACACCCGGCTCAACGACGGTGTCGGCACGCTCCCTCAGTACCTCAAGCAAGCGGGCTACCGCGTCGCGCTGGAAGGAAAACGGCACATCGCTCCCATCGAAGCCTTTCCGTTCGAATACCTCTCGAACGAACAGCAGCGCACCGTCTATCCCGAACTGATCGAACCGTTTCTGGCCGACGTGGCCCGTTCGGGCGAGCCGTTCTTCCTCTACGTCGGTTCGACCGAACCCCACGACCCCTGGAACAAAGGCGACCAGAGCCTTTGGAATCCCGACGACCTCACGCTGCCCTGCAACCTGGTGGATACGCCCGCCACGCGCAAGCAGTTCCGCAACTACCTTGCGGAGATCAACGAACTGGACAACCAGGTCGGTGCGGTCGATGCGTTGTTGCACAAGTACGGCCTCGACGAAAACACGATCTTCATCTTCACCAGCGAACAAGGCTATTCGTTCCCGTTCGGCAAGTGGACCTGCTACGACGAAGGTCTGCATACGGGGTTCGTCATCCGCTGGCCCGGGACGGTGAAGCCCGGAAGGGTCACGGACGCCATGTGCGAATATGTCGATGTGACCCCGACGCTGGTGGACATCGCCGGCGGAAAGATCCCCGAAGGACTCGACGGCAGGAGTTTTCTGCCCGTCATCAAGGGCGAAACCGATTCGTTCAAAAACGAGGTATACGGCATCCAGACCAGCCGCGGAATCTTCTTCGGACCGGAGTATTACGCCATCCGTTCGATTCGCAACGAACGCTACGCCTACATCATGAACCTCACGCCCGAGGCCACATTCAAATGTATGTCCACGAATCCCAAGAAAGGCTGGTGGATGTCGTGGAAGGAGAAGGCCGCCACCGACGAATTCGCCCGGCGACAGGTCGAACGCTATCAGAAACGGCCGGCCGAAGAGCTCTACGACATCGTAAACGACCCGTTCCAGACCCGGAACCTCGCCGACGACCCGCAATACGCCGGCGAAAAGGCCCGGATGCGCGCCAAACTCCTGCAATGGATGGAGAGCCAGGGAGACAAAGGCCAGCAAACGGAGATGGAGGCATTGGAACACATGGTCAAACACCGTTAA
- the hcp gene encoding hydroxylamine reductase — MFCFQCQETAMNKGCTIKGVCGKEPATAGLMDVLIYAVRGEAIVNRALRAKGAADTAASRRMLDALFSTITNANFDDEALKMRIAEALATKNRLIGTAEKRGIALPDMPEVKFHPAPSEYEAEAAKMGVLSMRDEDIRSLKQLIIYGVKGAAAYAEHALNLGHEDPSLYEMLENALAEVSREDIGADELTALVLNVGEAGVKAMALLDKANTSAYGDPEITKVNIGVGKRPGILVSGHDLKDFEELLEQTKDAGVDIYTHSEMLPAHYYPAFKKYSHFVGNYGNAWWKQRDEFETFNGVILFTTNCIVPPRPNAAYADRIYTTGSAGLPGATHIPDRKEGRPKDFSQLIEHAKKCPPPTEIEHGEIVGGFAHHQVLALADKVVDAVKSGAIKKFVVMAGCDGRMRSREYYTDFASALPGDTVILTAGCAKYRYNKLPLGDIGGIPRVLDAGQCNDSYSLVRIALALKEAFGLGSVNDLPIVYNIAWYEQKAVIVLLSLLSLGIKNIHVGPTLPAFLSPNVLKVLADKFGLGTISTVEEDMKNLIYENNDGKHVPEGIGDAVRG, encoded by the coding sequence ATGTTTTGCTTTCAATGTCAGGAGACGGCCATGAACAAGGGCTGTACGATCAAGGGCGTCTGCGGAAAAGAACCCGCGACCGCCGGATTGATGGACGTGCTGATCTATGCCGTCCGGGGCGAGGCGATCGTCAACCGGGCGCTGCGCGCAAAAGGCGCCGCCGACACCGCCGCCAGCCGCCGGATGCTCGACGCGCTGTTCAGCACCATCACCAACGCCAATTTCGACGACGAGGCGCTGAAGATGCGCATCGCCGAAGCGCTGGCGACGAAAAACCGCCTGATCGGAACGGCCGAGAAACGCGGCATCGCGCTGCCCGACATGCCCGAAGTGAAATTTCACCCCGCCCCGTCGGAATACGAAGCCGAAGCCGCAAAGATGGGTGTGCTGAGCATGCGCGACGAGGACATACGGTCGCTCAAACAACTGATCATCTACGGCGTGAAGGGAGCCGCCGCCTACGCCGAACACGCCCTGAACCTCGGCCACGAAGACCCGTCGCTCTACGAGATGCTGGAAAACGCCCTGGCCGAGGTCAGCCGCGAGGACATCGGCGCCGACGAGCTCACGGCGCTGGTCCTGAACGTCGGCGAAGCGGGCGTCAAGGCGATGGCGCTGCTCGACAAGGCCAACACCTCGGCCTACGGCGACCCGGAGATCACGAAGGTCAACATCGGCGTCGGCAAACGCCCCGGCATCCTCGTGAGCGGTCACGACCTGAAAGACTTCGAGGAGCTGCTCGAACAGACCAAAGACGCCGGCGTGGACATCTACACCCACAGCGAAATGCTTCCGGCGCACTATTATCCGGCTTTCAAGAAGTACAGCCACTTCGTCGGCAACTACGGCAACGCCTGGTGGAAACAACGCGACGAGTTCGAGACTTTCAACGGCGTGATCCTCTTCACGACCAACTGCATCGTGCCCCCGCGGCCGAACGCGGCCTACGCCGACCGAATCTATACGACGGGCTCGGCCGGGCTGCCCGGCGCAACGCATATCCCGGACCGCAAGGAGGGCAGGCCGAAGGATTTTTCGCAACTGATCGAGCACGCCAAGAAGTGCCCGCCTCCGACGGAGATCGAACACGGAGAGATCGTCGGCGGCTTCGCCCACCATCAGGTGCTGGCGCTGGCCGACAAGGTGGTCGATGCCGTGAAGTCGGGAGCGATCAAGAAGTTCGTCGTGATGGCCGGATGCGACGGCCGCATGCGCTCGCGGGAGTATTACACCGATTTCGCTTCGGCGCTGCCCGGAGATACGGTCATCCTGACGGCCGGCTGCGCCAAATACCGCTACAACAAACTGCCGCTGGGCGACATCGGAGGCATTCCGCGCGTACTCGACGCCGGACAATGCAACGACAGCTATTCGCTGGTGCGCATCGCGCTGGCGCTGAAGGAGGCTTTCGGGCTCGGGAGCGTCAACGACCTGCCGATCGTCTACAACATCGCGTGGTACGAGCAGAAGGCCGTCATCGTGCTGCTGTCGCTGCTGAGCCTCGGCATCAAGAACATCCACGTCGGGCCCACGCTCCCGGCGTTCCTGTCGCCGAACGTGCTGAAAGTGCTGGCCGACAAATTCGGCCTCGGGACCATTTCGACCGTGGAAGAAGACATGAAAAACCTGATTTATGAAAACAACGACGGAAAACACGTTCCCGAAGGCATCGGTGATGCGGTTCGCGGATAA
- a CDS encoding cupin domain-containing protein, which produces MKTTTENTFPKASVMRFADKIEYADGGVVSKQVLKNDAGNITLFAFDEEQGLAEHTAPFDALVQVLDGEAEIRIGGEPLRLKTGDAVIMPAGVPHALQAAGRFKMLLTMIKG; this is translated from the coding sequence ATGAAAACAACGACGGAAAACACGTTCCCGAAGGCATCGGTGATGCGGTTCGCGGATAAAATCGAATATGCCGACGGAGGCGTCGTAAGCAAACAGGTGCTGAAAAACGACGCCGGCAACATCACCCTCTTCGCATTCGACGAGGAGCAGGGGCTCGCAGAGCACACCGCACCGTTCGACGCCCTGGTGCAGGTGTTGGACGGCGAGGCCGAAATCCGGATCGGCGGCGAACCGCTCCGGCTGAAAACCGGCGACGCCGTCATCATGCCCGCCGGGGTCCCTCACGCCCTGCAAGCCGCCGGACGGTTCAAGATGCTGCTGACCATGATCAAGGGATGA